The Pedobacter mucosus genome window below encodes:
- a CDS encoding APC family permease, producing MEKEPQDQTFKRALGLFDGTMLVVGSMIGSGIFIVSADITRQVGSAGWLILIWALTAVVTVIAAVSYGELSAMFPKAGGQYVYLKESYNKLIAFLYGWSFFAVIQTGTIAAVGVAFSKFAAYLYAPLSDKNILYDAGSFKLNAAQLVSIATIILLTYINSRGVKDSKVMQTVLTIIKILSLFGLIIFGFSIAANAEIWHANWADAWSTRSFDPKAGVWTEVAGKALLSGIAAAMVGSLFSSDAWNGVTFIAGEIKNPERNVGLSLFLGTFIVSVIYILANLMYLAVLPLQEIATAADDRVAVAAAQPIFGSIGTYIIAVMIMISTFACNNGLIMAGARVYYTMAKDGLFFKKAAILNKASVPSWALWAQCFWASALCLTGKYGDLLDFVIIIVMIFYILTIYGIFILRKKMPEADRPYKAFGYPILPAFYIIVAIAICIGLLVFKTSTCGWGVAIMLVGVPIYYLTKPKEEQNL from the coding sequence ATGGAGAAAGAACCTCAAGACCAAACGTTCAAAAGAGCGCTCGGCCTTTTTGATGGTACAATGCTGGTTGTCGGCTCGATGATAGGCTCAGGTATTTTTATTGTAAGTGCAGATATTACCAGGCAGGTGGGCTCTGCGGGGTGGCTTATTTTAATATGGGCTTTAACTGCAGTTGTAACCGTTATAGCTGCGGTTAGCTATGGAGAATTAAGCGCAATGTTTCCTAAAGCCGGCGGGCAATATGTATACCTTAAAGAATCGTATAATAAATTGATTGCTTTTTTATATGGTTGGAGTTTCTTTGCGGTTATACAAACCGGAACTATTGCGGCAGTAGGAGTGGCTTTTTCAAAATTTGCAGCTTATTTATACGCACCATTGAGCGATAAAAATATATTATACGATGCAGGTAGCTTTAAATTGAATGCTGCCCAACTGGTATCTATCGCAACAATTATTTTATTAACTTATATCAATAGTAGAGGCGTAAAAGACAGTAAGGTTATGCAAACGGTGCTAACCATTATTAAAATTTTATCTCTATTTGGTTTAATTATTTTCGGATTTTCAATCGCAGCAAATGCGGAGATTTGGCACGCCAATTGGGCCGATGCATGGTCTACCCGTTCATTTGATCCAAAAGCTGGCGTGTGGACAGAGGTTGCTGGTAAAGCATTGCTTTCTGGAATAGCAGCAGCAATGGTTGGTTCGCTATTTAGTAGTGATGCTTGGAACGGCGTCACTTTTATAGCCGGAGAAATTAAAAATCCAGAACGAAATGTGGGTTTAAGTCTATTTTTAGGAACTTTTATTGTAAGTGTAATATATATACTAGCAAATCTAATGTACCTCGCAGTTTTGCCTTTGCAAGAAATTGCGACAGCCGCAGATGATCGTGTTGCAGTTGCTGCAGCACAACCAATTTTTGGAAGTATCGGTACTTATATCATTGCCGTCATGATTATGATATCAACTTTTGCTTGCAATAATGGGTTAATTATGGCAGGTGCAAGAGTTTATTATACCATGGCTAAAGATGGTTTGTTTTTTAAAAAAGCTGCAATATTAAATAAAGCAAGTGTTCCTAGCTGGGCACTTTGGGCACAATGTTTTTGGGCATCTGCTTTATGTTTAACAGGGAAATATGGCGATTTACTAGATTTTGTAATCATTATTGTAATGATTTTCTACATCCTAACTATATATGGCATATTTATTCTTCGTAAAAAAATGCCTGAAGCCGATCGTCCATACAAAGCATTCGGTTATCCTATTTTGCCTGCATTTTATATTATTGTAGCTATCGCTATTTGCATTGGCTTATTGGTGTTTAAAACGAGCACATGCGGTTGGGGCGTTGCCATTATGTTGGTTGGTGTACCAATTTATTACTTAACAAAACCAAAAGAGGAGCAAAATCTTTAG
- a CDS encoding TIGR01212 family radical SAM protein (This family includes YhcC from E. coli K-12, an uncharacterized radical SAM protein.) gives MGTQVDLGIKGYNNYGTHLRQKYNGQRVFKTIVDGGFTCPNRDGSKGYGGCTYCNVDSFTPEISRKMPTIREQLEKGMERGKNFYKADKFIVYFQPNTNTYAPVHYLKMMYDEALSVNTEDVVGFSVGTRPDCIDAEKVALLESYTDRFDVDLEMGMESIYDETLNKINRGCSHGEFVAAVQLLENSKLDLCVHTIFGFPWETKEMMLQYIHEINRFPQIKFVKFHHLHIVEGSIMGAKYKKEPFKLFSLEEYTDLLCELIPLLRPDIVIQRLFGISDWDLLIAPNWGLNKSSIQTFIDKEIEKRGIIQGSNYLL, from the coding sequence ATGGGAACACAGGTAGATTTAGGCATTAAGGGGTATAATAATTACGGCACACATTTAAGGCAGAAATATAATGGTCAGCGGGTTTTTAAAACGATTGTTGATGGTGGTTTCACCTGTCCGAATAGAGATGGAAGTAAAGGTTATGGTGGCTGTACTTATTGTAATGTAGATTCTTTTACGCCTGAAATTTCCCGTAAGATGCCTACCATTCGTGAGCAGTTGGAAAAAGGAATGGAACGTGGAAAGAATTTCTATAAAGCAGATAAATTTATTGTTTATTTCCAACCAAACACTAATACTTATGCGCCAGTGCATTATTTAAAAATGATGTACGACGAAGCTTTGTCCGTTAATACGGAAGATGTAGTTGGTTTTTCAGTCGGCACTCGGCCAGATTGTATTGATGCAGAAAAAGTGGCTTTGTTAGAAAGTTATACGGATAGATTTGACGTGGATTTGGAAATGGGTATGGAATCTATTTACGATGAAACTTTAAATAAGATCAACAGGGGATGCAGTCATGGAGAATTTGTTGCGGCAGTACAGCTTTTAGAAAATAGCAAATTAGATCTATGTGTACATACTATTTTTGGTTTTCCGTGGGAAACTAAAGAGATGATGCTTCAATATATTCATGAAATAAATCGTTTTCCTCAAATAAAATTTGTAAAATTTCATCATTTACATATTGTTGAAGGTTCTATAATGGGCGCAAAATATAAAAAAGAACCTTTTAAATTATTTTCTTTAGAAGAGTATACAGACTTGTTATGTGAGCTTATACCTCTTCTTCGACCAGATATTGTAATTCAGCGGTTGTTTGGAATTTCAGATTGGGATTTATTAATTGCACCAAATTGGGGGCTAAATAAATCGTCAATACAAACATTTATTGATAAAGAGATAGAAAAAAGAGGAATAATTCAAGGATCCAATTATTTGCTGTAA